ACTGGACTGGTTGCCCTAATTCCTGCGGACAGCCTCAAGTTGCAGATATCGGCTTGATGGGAACCAAAGCCCGTAAAAATGGCAAAGCTGTAGAAGGCGTAGACATCTATATGGGTGGCACAGTTGGCAAAGACGCGCATTTAGGCAACTGCGTACAAAAAGGCATCCCCTGCGAAGATTTACAGCCTGTATTGCGAGATTTACTCATTCAGCACTTCGGGGCAGAACCGAATAATTCGTAATTAAGCCGATCAAAATCTACCCAGTTTTCGCCCTAACTTCTTGTTTAGTTGATGCGCTGATTTGTGCATATTAAAAATGCAATTCATCGCGTTTTTACAAGCAGATGATTAATCGTCTGTTGTCTCCCCATTTAACAAAGGAATATTAAATGTTTAGAGGATTATTTTCATTCAACGGTCGCTACCGCATCTTACATCTGACTTGGTTTGCATTCTTTTTATCATTTGTAGTCTGGTTTAACTTTGCACCTTTTCAAACAGCTATTAAAGAAGCACTGAGTTTAACAGAAGGACAAGTTAGAACGATCGCTATTTGTAACGTAGCTCTAACTGTGCCAGCCCGGATCATTATCGGTATGGTTCTAGATAAGTATGGACCAAGAATTACTTACTCAATCTTGCTGATGTATGCGGCTATTCCCTGTCTGGCTTTTGCTTCAGCCCAAAACTTCAGCCAGTTGATTATCAGTCGTTTGGCGCTCAGTATAGTCGGTGCTGGGTTTGTAATTGGGATTCGCATGGTTGCTGAATGGTTCCCTCCCAAAGAAATCGGTATTGCAGAGGGAATTTATGGTGGTTGGGGGAATTTTGGTTCAGCAGCTGCGGCGTTTACTTTACCTTCACTAGCGGCGGCAACAGCTTTTTTCACTGTTGGTCAACTTAACTGGCGGTTAGCGATCGCCTTAACTGGGATAATAGCTGCTATCTATGGAGTGGTCTATTTCTTCAACGTTGAAGATACTCCCTCTGGCAAAGTTTATCAGCGTCCCTCTCGTCACGGTGGCATAGAAGTTACTACCAAGAAAAGCTTTTGGCTGCTGATGTTAACCAATATTCCCTTAGTGGGCATCTTAGCCGTATTAGCTTGGCGCATCTCTAAAATTGGTTTACTCTCTCCAACACAGCTATTTATTGTCTACCTGTTGTTAATTGGTCTGTACCTCTTCCAAGCCTATAAATGCTGGGATGTGAATCAAGAATTGATGATTGGTAAAAAACAATATGCTGCTAAAGACCGTTATGAATTTTCACAGGTAGCAATTTTAGAACTAACTTATTTTGTCAACTTTGGTTCAGAGTTAGCAGTGGTTTCCATGCTACCGGCATTTTTTGAATCTACTTTCAGTCTCAGTAAAGTCTTAGCAGGGATGATTGCTGCTACTTACGCATTTATGAATTTAGTTGCACGTCCCGGTGGCGGTTGGGTTTCAGATACAGTTGGCAGTCGTAAATGGACAATGACCATACTAACTGGTGGTATGGGTATTACTTATCTATTCATGAGTAGTGTCAGTAGTAATTGGTGGTTACCCATAGCAATTATATTGACTATGACTTGTTCATTCTTCGTCCAAGCTGGAGAAGGTTCTACTTTTGCGATTGTGCCTTTAGTAAAGCGGCGAATTACTGGTCAAATTGCTGGGAACGTCGGCGCATACGGCAATGTTGGCGCTGTGGCTTACCTGACTTTATACAGTCTTTTACCAGCAGGTGATGTTGGGAACCGAATCTTTTTTCAGACTCTTGGTGTTACCGCGTTGATTGTAACTTTCCTTTGTGCCTTTTTGCTGAAAGAACCTCAAGGCTCATTTGCTGAACACCATGAGGGTGATGAACCAGAACTGACACCAGAAGAGTTCCCTGCTTTTACTAAGGATTAAAAGTAGTCTTTGGGCTTTAGGGACTTCCAAATAAAAAATATCCCAAAAGTTATTGTAGAGCGGGCATCTTGCCCGCTAATGACTGTAAGAATTATTAACGAACCGCATTGGCGCTAGCCTCTCCCTTTGGGAGAAGGACGCATTGGCGTTAGCCTCTCCCTTTGGGAGAAGGACACAAAGAAAGAAGGAAGAGTTTTAGAGAGTTTTTGCGTAAGTCCGTACTAATTAAAAAATTCTTCCCTTCCCATTTCCGACTCCCACTCAAAGCAATCTACCATGACTGAATTTACTAAAACTCTTTGTCCTTACTGTGGTGTGGGCTGTGGACTGGAAGTTTCACCGCCGGCGCAATTGGCAAAAGCAACTAATCGAGATAGTCAGGGAAATCCAATTTGGCGGGTACGGGGTGATAAAGCTCATCCTTCAAGTAAAGGGATGGTTTGTGTTAAGGGTGCAACTATCGCTGAATCTTTAGATAAGAATAGATTACATTACCCAATGGTGCGAGATTCTTTAGATCAGGAGTTTCGCCGGGTGAGTTGGGATGAAGTTTTTAATATTATTACGCAACGTATCCAAACAATTCGCAGCACCCAAGGATCAGAAGCTATTTGTATGTATGGTTCTGGTCAGTTTCAAACTGAAGATTACTATATAGCTCAGAAACTTCTCAAAGGATGTCTGGGTACTAATAATTTTGATGCCAATTCACGTTTATGTATGTCTAGTGCTGTGTCTGGATATATTCAAAGTTTTGGCTCAGATGGACCACCTTGCTGTTATGAAGATTTAGACTTAACTGATTGTGCATTTTTAATTGGTACGAATACGGCGGAATGTCACCCCATTGTTTTTAACAGGTTGGTAAAACATCATAAAAAGAATCGCCACGTCAAAATTATTGTGGTCGATCCTCGGCGGACTCCGACGGCTGAAGCTGCTGATTTACATTTAGCTATTCGTCCAGGTACAGATATTGATTTGATGAATGGGATGGCTCATTTATTGATGCGTTGGAATTATATTGATATCGGTTTTATTGATGAGTGTACGAGCAATTTCTCGGAATACGCTGAGGTGATTCGTCATTACACCCCAGATGTGGCGGCGCGTCAATGTGGTATCAGTATTGAAGATTTAGAAACCGCAGCCCGCTACTGGGGAGAATCTCAACGGGTTTTATCTCTGTGGTCAATGGGTGTCAATCAATCCAGTGAAGGTACGGCGAAGGTCAGAACTATCATTAATCTGCATTTAATGACTGGACAAGTTGGTAAGCCTGGGGCGGGACCTTTTTCTCTGACTGGTCAGCCGAATGCGATGGGAGGACGGGAAGGTGGGGGTTTGGCGCATTTGTTACCCGGTTATCGTTTGGTGAAAAATCCCCAACATCGTGCGGAAGTTGAGCAGTTTTGGGGATTAAAACCAGGGCAAATTTCAGCTAATCCCGGTTTAACTGCTTGGGATATGATTACTGGTTTGGAAAATGATGCTGTAGGTTTACTGTGGATTGCAGCGACTAATCCGGCTGTGAGTATGCCAGATTTAGAACGAACTAAGAAGGCTTTATGGCGATCGCCTTTAACAATTTACCAAGACGCATATTATCCCACAGAAACCTCTGCTTACGCTCACATTCTTTTACCCGCAGCCCAGTGGGGTGAGAAAACTGGCGTGATGACTAATTCCGAAAGAACGGTGACTTTGTGTCAAGCCTTCCGCCAACCGCCCAGAGAAGCCAAAGCCGATTGGGAAATTTTTGCTGAGGTGGGGCGCAGGTTGGGTTTTGAGAAAGAGTTTGCCTTTGCTAATTCATCTCAAGTTTATGCTGAGTTTGTGCAATTGACAGGCGATCGCCTCTGCGATATGACTGGTATTAGTCATGAACAATTACAAATAGACGGAGCGACTCAATGGCCTCATCCAAACAAGGGGAGTGGGGAATCTAAACGTCTTTATACAGATTTACGCTTCCAAACCCCAGACGGACGAGCGCGTTTTGGCGCATATTATTCTAAAGGTTTGGCAGAACCACCCGATCCTGATTATCCTTTTGTCTTGACAACTGGGCGACTTTATGGGCATTGGCACACGCAAACGCGCACGGGACACATTGAAAAAATCCGCAAAATGCACCCGGAACCGTTTATTGAAATTCATCCCCGTGATGCTGCTAGGTTAGAAATTACAGAAAATCAAATAGTGGAAGTGCGATCGCGTCGGGGTCAAACGAAATTTCCTGCTAAAATTACGAAAGCGATCGCACCTGGGACAGTATTTATCCCCATGCACTGGGGGGCTTTATGGGCAGACAATGCCGAAGCTAACACTCTTACCCATCCTGAATCTTGCCCAGATTCACTGCAACCAGAATTAAAAGCCTGTGCTGTACAGCTAGCCCCAGTCAATGCAGAGTTACTAGTGGAACAACATCAACTACAAAGTTTACATTCTTAGAAATGCGATCGCATCAGTGACACCACTTTAAAACACGAATGCGGCAGAGACCAAACTGACTTTCTGAATTACGAATTGTATAGCCCCAGGATTCCAGCCTGTGGGCTTTTTTGAGCTATCACAGTTGACTTTGATTGACTCTACAGTGCTAAACTGCTATGGAGTAGCTGAGTTCACCAGAGAAAATTATCTGTCTCTACGTTGATTGCATGACTGGTGATTCCAAATTTATATTTACAGTTGACACCAAAGAATTAAAATTATTTTTAATCTCTTAAATTATGGCAAATGAGGCATCTATTCAGAAAAATTGGGAATCTTGCTAGGGACGACAACTTTATGCACCTGATAGAAAACTTTGAGGTGCTTGTCTCGAAAGTATTGTCACTAGCAATGGTATTGGTAATCATCGTCGCAGTTTTTGATTTACTAATTTACCTAATTAATGAACTCTTTACTAGTTCTTATGGTCAATTTAATAAAATATTATTTACAATTTTTGGATTATTTTTAAACATTTTAATTGCTTTAGAAA
The Nodularia sp. LEGE 06071 genome window above contains:
- a CDS encoding MFS transporter, which translates into the protein MFRGLFSFNGRYRILHLTWFAFFLSFVVWFNFAPFQTAIKEALSLTEGQVRTIAICNVALTVPARIIIGMVLDKYGPRITYSILLMYAAIPCLAFASAQNFSQLIISRLALSIVGAGFVIGIRMVAEWFPPKEIGIAEGIYGGWGNFGSAAAAFTLPSLAAATAFFTVGQLNWRLAIALTGIIAAIYGVVYFFNVEDTPSGKVYQRPSRHGGIEVTTKKSFWLLMLTNIPLVGILAVLAWRISKIGLLSPTQLFIVYLLLIGLYLFQAYKCWDVNQELMIGKKQYAAKDRYEFSQVAILELTYFVNFGSELAVVSMLPAFFESTFSLSKVLAGMIAATYAFMNLVARPGGGWVSDTVGSRKWTMTILTGGMGITYLFMSSVSSNWWLPIAIILTMTCSFFVQAGEGSTFAIVPLVKRRITGQIAGNVGAYGNVGAVAYLTLYSLLPAGDVGNRIFFQTLGVTALIVTFLCAFLLKEPQGSFAEHHEGDEPELTPEEFPAFTKD
- a CDS encoding molybdopterin oxidoreductase family protein, producing the protein MTEFTKTLCPYCGVGCGLEVSPPAQLAKATNRDSQGNPIWRVRGDKAHPSSKGMVCVKGATIAESLDKNRLHYPMVRDSLDQEFRRVSWDEVFNIITQRIQTIRSTQGSEAICMYGSGQFQTEDYYIAQKLLKGCLGTNNFDANSRLCMSSAVSGYIQSFGSDGPPCCYEDLDLTDCAFLIGTNTAECHPIVFNRLVKHHKKNRHVKIIVVDPRRTPTAEAADLHLAIRPGTDIDLMNGMAHLLMRWNYIDIGFIDECTSNFSEYAEVIRHYTPDVAARQCGISIEDLETAARYWGESQRVLSLWSMGVNQSSEGTAKVRTIINLHLMTGQVGKPGAGPFSLTGQPNAMGGREGGGLAHLLPGYRLVKNPQHRAEVEQFWGLKPGQISANPGLTAWDMITGLENDAVGLLWIAATNPAVSMPDLERTKKALWRSPLTIYQDAYYPTETSAYAHILLPAAQWGEKTGVMTNSERTVTLCQAFRQPPREAKADWEIFAEVGRRLGFEKEFAFANSSQVYAEFVQLTGDRLCDMTGISHEQLQIDGATQWPHPNKGSGESKRLYTDLRFQTPDGRARFGAYYSKGLAEPPDPDYPFVLTTGRLYGHWHTQTRTGHIEKIRKMHPEPFIEIHPRDAARLEITENQIVEVRSRRGQTKFPAKITKAIAPGTVFIPMHWGALWADNAEANTLTHPESCPDSLQPELKACAVQLAPVNAELLVEQHQLQSLHS
- a CDS encoding phosphate-starvation-inducible PsiE family protein → MRHLFRKIGNLARDDNFMHLIENFEVLVSKVLSLAMVLVIIVAVFDLLIYLINELFTSSYGQFNKILFTIFGLFLNILIALEILENITAYLRKHVVQVELVIVTSLIAVARKIIILDLTKITGIDIIGLGVAVLALSISYWIIRSSNIRH